In one window of Zingiber officinale cultivar Zhangliang chromosome 11A, Zo_v1.1, whole genome shotgun sequence DNA:
- the LOC122031896 gene encoding copper-transporting ATPase HMA4-like, whose protein sequence is MEQNGKDSLTAPLLQSPESVAVNFSQGSWRSDKSTRKVTFRIGGMECASCAASIESVVGNMKGVESVLVSPLQGQAVIKYRPEFINAKRIKEAIEDLNFEVNEFPDQDIAVCRVRIKGMACTSCSESVERALLMVDGVKKAVVGLALEEAKIHFDPNITDSPRLLEAIEDAGFGAELINSGDDVNKVHLKVEGFHSPEDAIIIKSHLEAVEGVNHVEIDEVNHKVTVAYDPDLTGPRFLIECIQEAGNTPNLYHASLYTTTRARETERQHETIAYRNQFLWSCLFSVPVFLFSMILPMLPPFGDWLNYKLYHNLNIGMLLRWVFCTPVQFIIGWRFYMGSYHALRRASANMDVLVALGTNAAYFYSIYILIKALTSEFFEGQDFFETSSMLISFILLGKYLEVVAKGKTSDALAKLTELAPDTAILLTLDADGNIISETEISTQLLQRNDVIKIVPGSKVPVDGVVVKGQSHVNESMITGEANPIAKRTGDKVIGGTVNENGCIIVKATHVGSETALSQIVQLVEVAQLARAPVQKLADKISRFFVPTVVIAAFVTWLGWFIPGEAQLYPRSWIPKAMDAFELALQFGISVLVVACPCALGLATPTAVMVATGKGASQGVLIKGGNALEKAHKVKTVIFDKTGTLTVGRPTVVQTKIFTKMSLLELCELATAAEINSEHPLAKAVIEHSKKLQQQYGSHNDHLREAKDFEVHPSTGVSASIGGKRVLVGNKRLMLSSQVLVSPEIEDYTFDMEHLARTCVLVAVDGVIHGAFAVSDPLKPEAGRVVSFLNSMGISSIMVTGDNWATATAIAKEVGINKVFAETDPVGKADKIRDLQAKGLTVAMVGDGINDSPALVAADVGMAIGAGTDIAIEAADVVLIKSNLEDVVTAIDLSRKTLARIRLNYVWALGYNVLGMPIAAGILYPFTGIRLPPWLAGACMAASSISVVCSSLLLQSYKKPLQIQDAEISGDYLNSV, encoded by the exons atGGAACAGAATGGGAAGGATAGTCTTACAGCACCACTTCTTCAATCCCCTGAGAGCGTTGCTGTTAATTTTTCACAAGGATCATGGCGAAGTGATAAGAGCACGAGGAAGGTCACGTTTAGAATTGGTGGAATGGAATGTGCCTCTTGTGCAGCATCAATAGAATCTGTTGTGGGGAATATGAAGGGAGTTGAGAGTGTGTTGGTATCTCCTCTTCAAGGCCAAGCAGTTATAAAATACAGGCCTGAATTTATAAAT GCAAAAAGAATCAAAGAGGCTATAGAAGACTTGAACTTTGAAGTCAATGAATTTCCAGACCAAGATATTGCTGTATGTCGGGTTCGAATCAAAGGAATGGCCTGCACCAGCTGTTCTGAGTCAGTTGAGAGAGCACTTCTCATGGTTGATGGTGTTAAAAAGGCTGTAGTTGGCCTTGCTCTTGAAGAAGCGAAGATACACTTTGATCCCAATATCACCGATTCTCCTCGCCTATTAGAAGCTATTGAGGATGCAGGGTTTGGAGCTGAGCTCATTAACTCTGGAGATGATGTCAATAAGGTTCATCTAAAAGTTGAAGGTTTTCATTCTCCAGAAGATGCCATAATTATCAAGTCTCATCTTGAAGCAGTGGAGGGTGTAAACCATGTCGAAATCGACGAAGTGAATCATAAAGTAACAGTTGCATATGATCCTGATCTTACAGGCCCCAGGTTCCTTATTGAATGCATACAAGAAGCTGGTAATACCCCAAACTTATATCATGCCAGCTTGTATACAACAACCAGAGCGAGAGAAACAGAACGACAGCATGAAACTATAGCCTACAGAAACCAGTTTCTCTGGAGTTGTCTGTTCTCAGTTCCAGTGTTCCTCTTCTCTATGATACTTCCTATGTTGCCGCCATTTGGGGATTGGCTAAACTACAAACTCTACCATAATCTAAACATAGGAATGCTACTCAGATGGGTATTTTGTACACCTGTGCAGTTCATTATTGGCTGGAG GTTCTATATGGGTTCTTATCATGCATTGAGACGGGCATCGGCAAACATGGATGTTTTGGTTGCATTAGGAACAAATGCTGCCTATTTCTACTCCATTTACATTTTAATAAAAGCTTTAACCTCAGAATTTTTCGAAGGGCAAGACTTCTTTGAAACCAGTTCTATGTTAATATCTTTTATACTTCTCGGAAAATACTTGGAGGTGGTTGCAAAGGGAAAGACATCAGATGCTTTGGCCAAGCTTACAGAACTTGCTCCTGATACAGCTATTCTGCTAACCTTAGATGCAGACGGAAATATCATTTCAGAAACAGAAATTAGCACTCAGTTATTGCAAAGGAATGATGTGATCAAGATAGTTCCAGGCTCAAAAGTCCCAGTTGATGGGGTTGTCGTAAAGGGTCAAAGCCATGTAAACGAGAGCATGATTACAGGAGAAGCAAATCCCATTGCTAAGAGAACAGGAGACAAG GTGATAGGTGGTACGGTGAATGAGAATGGATGCATAATAGTCAAGGCTACTCATGTTGGATCGGAGACTGCTTTGTCACAGATAGTTCAGTTAGTGGAGGTTGCGCAGCTTGCAAGAGCTCCAGTTCAAAAATTAGCAGACAAGATTTCTAGGTTTTTTGTCCCCACA GTTGTCATCGCTGCTTTTGTCACTTGGCTTGGCTGGTTCATCCCTGGAGAAGCACAACTATATCCCCGCAGCTGGATCCCAAAAGCCATGGATGCATTTGAGCTAGCTTTACAATTTGGAATCTCAGTATTGGTAGTTGCCTGTCCATGTGCTCTAGGACTAGCGACACCAACAGCTGTTATGGTTGCCACTGGAAAAGGTGCATCTCAAGGCGTCCTAATAAAAGGCGGTAATGCACTCGAGAAGGCCCATAAG GTCAAAACTGTTATATTCGACAAAACTGGAACCCTAACGGTTGGAAGACCCACAGTTGTTCAGACAAAGATCTTTACAAAGATGTCATTGCTGGAGTTATGTGAATTGGCTACTGCTGCAGAG ATTAACAGTGAGCATCCTCTAGCGAAGGCTGTTATAGAACACTCGAAGAAGTTGCAGCAGCAGTATGGATCACACAACGATCACTTACGAGAAGCCAAGGACTTTGAGGTGCATCCCAGCACTGGAGTTAGTGCCAGCATTGGAGGCAAAAGGGTGCTTGTCGGAAACAAGAGGCTCATGCTTTCTTCTCAAGTCCTGGTTAGTCCCGAAATAGAAGATTATACATTTGATATGGAACATTTAGCCAGGACTTGTGTGTTGGTTGCCGTGGATGGTGTCATCCATGGGGCTTTTGCCGTCTCTGATCCCTTGAAGCCCGAAGCTGGCCGTGTAGTttcatttctcaattccatgggCATTTCGAGCATTATGGTGACTGGTGATAACTGGGCTACTGCCACTGCCATTGCAAAAGAGGTTGGAATCAATAAAGTCTTTGCCGAGACCGATCCAGTGGGAAAAGCTGATAAAATCAGGGATTTGCAG GCGAAAGGTTTGACAGTGGCCATGGTTGGCGATGGCATCAATGACTCCCCAGCTTTGGTTGCTGCAGACGTTGGCATGGCGATTGGGGCTGGCACTGACATCGCCATAGAAGCAGCTGACGTGGTTCTCATAAAAAGCAACCTCGAAGATGTGGTTACTGCCATTGATCTATCAAGGAAGACACTTGCTCGGATCCGACTCAACTATGTGTGGGCTCTAGGATACAATGTACTCGGAATGCCTATTGCTGCAG GTATCCTCTACCCATTCACCGGAATTAGGTTGCCTCCTTGGCTCGCGGGAGCTTGCATGGCGGCCTCGTCTATAAGTGTTGTTTGCTCTTCATTGCTTCTGCAATCATACAAAAAGCCATTGCAAATTCAAGATGCTGAGATATCTGGGGACTACTTGAATTCTGTTTAA